The following are encoded together in the Chiloscyllium plagiosum isolate BGI_BamShark_2017 chromosome 19, ASM401019v2, whole genome shotgun sequence genome:
- the zgc:113223 gene encoding tetraspanin-33 — protein sequence APDWRELRWKAGCRGVDQVIIELVASGLMISVGIYAKTASEGDAVDSLITDPALILIIVGCLMFCITFLGCTGALRNNQILLKIFMGFLLFILLFQIIGAALGFIFSKKVETKTVALFKKGIIRYRDDLDLQNLIDFIQKKFKCCGVSDYRDWSSNVYFSCQDDNPSLERCGVPFSCCIMNTGEIVNTMCGYETQSKEASSAHKIIYMKGCLENIVNWGHENLNFIGGVCLSLLLVEVAMIVLAVVLLKKIKYFKKRKAQSQTTS from the exons GTAGCAAGTGGCCTGATGATATCTGTGGGCATCTACGCAAAGACTGCATCTGAGGGAG ATGCAGTGGATTCTCTGATAACGGATCCCGCATTGATCCTGATCATTGTAGGATGTTTAATGTTCTGCATCACTTTTCTAGGCTGTACTGGAGCACTGCGTAATAATCAAATTCTGCTTAAAATT TTTATGGGATTCCTCCTGTTCATCCTGCTGTTTCAGATAATAGGTGCTGCACTTGGCTTCATATTCTCCAAAAAG GTTGAAACGAAAACTGTggctttgttcaagaaagggataatcaGATACAGGGATGACCTGGACCTGCAAAATCTGATTGATTTCATCCAGAAAAAG TTCAAATGTTGTGGGGTGTCTGACTATAGGGACTGGTCTTCGAATGTGTACTTTAGTTGTCAGGATGACAATCCCAGTCTCGAGCGATGTGGAGTGCCATTTTCTTGTTGTATCATGAACACTGGTGAG ATTGTCAACACAATGTGTGGTTATGAGACTCAGTCAAAGGAAGCTTCGTCAGCCCACAAAATAATTTACATGAAAGGATGCTTGGAGAACATCGTCAACTGGGGACATGAGAACCTGAATTTTATTGGTGGAGTGTGTCTCAGCCTGCTTTTGGTGGAG GTTGCGATGATCGTATTGGCAGTGGTGTTACTCAAAAAAATCAAGTACTTCAAGAAACGAAAAGCTCAAAGTCAGACTACATCGTAA